Sequence from the Magallana gigas chromosome 4, xbMagGiga1.1, whole genome shotgun sequence genome:
tgtattttacaatacagtatgaaatttaaaacatgattaaattatttcacaattttgtatcatattttttttatgttaaaccaCACCCCAGTATCCGATATTTTTGTCCCCCGctgcaacgcggagcggggacatagaaatgccgggcgtccgtccgtgtttccgtccgtcactttttttgtaagcgctctcatgcctacaaattttgacggattttcattaaatttataccaaatgtttataccactatttccttggtcaagttcgaaaatcagcattggttgatactttttgttggagttatgggactttgtgacattgtaagcgctctcatgcctacaaattttgacggatttatcacacttttttgtaagcgctctcatgcctacaaattttgacggattttcattaaatttataccaaatgtttataccactattaccttggtcaagttcgaaaatcagcattggtcgagactttttgttggagttatgggactttgtgaccttgtaagcgctctcatgcctacaaattttgacggattttcattaaatttacaccaaatgtttataccactaatattttggtcaagttcttttagattgtagtattttggatatatttgcgacaggaaaaatagaaaacaaaatgggtggtgggggtaaaaaaaaatgttccttcCAACCTCCACACACATTTAATTCTGGAACAGccctgaatgtttgaaaatattgcaatttcatatacagtatactaatatactgcttgaccggcgggggacccaggaattctattcttgtatTAAAGGTCATtaacaatgaatttgatttaaaaaaaattaaggtggtCTCTTGAGGTTGATGCCTCGATGAGCATTGTAATCTGTGATTCTTACAATACgtatggttttttttcagttatttttgttggtaattttcaaattcagagatttttattttgtatcttTGTTTGGTAAAATTGTACGATTAGCAAGAGATTAAGCAATTATTTAGTACTCAAATTTTAGTTGTAATGTGTTATCGAAATGGCTGAAAGTACTTCTACAGGATAGAAGTATAAACTTAGGTCGGGCAGTTTACAAACCTCGAACAGATTTTGTGAAAGCGTAATATGGTCAGCCCAGTTTATATAGGAGTAATGTTTATATCtatttataattcaattttccaCCCTTAAGTACAGACATTCACTTTCATAAATTATACTACATTATAGGAAATTCAAACGAAACGGCATACGGATTTATACAGTTGTTTTGGCGCAAGCCATGTTGGCGTCAGTCAAAAAGATGATAATTATAtgtgtaaactttttttaataagCAACTGCAGTAGCACCTTACCAACAACCAAAGGACCAGGGGCAAAATTGCTCACCTCGGCAATAACAGCTATAACTCTGAACAAATCAGTTTATGGTATCAGATACCAATTATTAAGACAATTGATAATATCTCTAAGTAAGTGATAACTTCATATAGATTTTCTAATGTCTCCAAAATTTACCTATTTTGTTATTTCAGTCTCAGAATTGTACATTGTCTCATTTAAATTAACAGTATTAAAGGGTATTAAATTGGTACCAGTAATTCAAATCGCACTCGAGTAACATGCAAAACAAACCACTCTTTTGTGtaagttataacaaattatatcaATCAGAATGCATTGCTAAGCGTCATCACTCTCTGTTTCTATATAGTAACATGTATTACTGaacagtaaatatatttattgagcGATACAAATCATTTGCAGGAATACTCTAAGTGCAACGAACAGTACAAATCATAACATAACACGTGTAGTACAAACCCTGACATTGTccacttttaaaacaatttacctgttatactctgtcccgagtttttgcttccaccacgttttgattgatatttcgataatcttAAGTACCTTTGTGCtgaaactacgttcatccactaatatgaaaaatgtccagattatctgttttgaaacgccacAACTGTTTTGaaaggtttcaatacacatcccaaaatagaaagtctacggggattttgtattgcattaGCCATAAATAAGCCcgcggatgataacgttaaaaaattgcgcgaggtgtcccgagtacttccgaatggagaaaatatgtaaacatttcccattataaatctccgtaagaaatttgttttcgttcctgtaaaattttatgagtgaaaaggggataatttgtcaatgaagatatctagGATATTGTCCATTTCctcgatttcaattgtactgtttttcacagatatgtgtatttttaataataattatcaaaaagtgatagaagcaataacttgggacagactatagttaaGTCATTGCATGTGTTGTCGTTTTTAAAGTAAAGAGCAAATATTAACGAAAAACCAAGTAAGCACATGATGACTAACTTCATTATTGGATTAAAAATTTGCCGGGATGAATTAATTTTAGGCAACGCCTCCTCCAATTAactaaaaaagtaaatacatgcatgcaacactcattgcgtggaccctgaggtccacgcagaaaatatataagcgaggttaaaccggatgctatggggaaaattcagcctgcgcatgagctagcctggttcctgtgcgtaatgggtagctcagggaaccaggctagcacacgtttatctgaatagggatcgggattccgtgccatatgcacacataagttcaaaggcgctgtaattgtaaagttgtcggtaaacagtacagaaacaaagtattccttttaaaaaatgattggcatgtgatatgaactatcagtatcatgaaataagttaatgttatgccgaaactacaacatgcaacaaatagcataatttgcaatgtttttttgttttccgaatacacaagtaacttaactttacttttatagtatgCGAGGCTaaagaacttcccgattaaattttttaagcatttaagtatgattgaataattatgtcactgtataaaagtttaaatctcaagaaaaatgcatcatatgaaacttttaatttacacaacACTGTCACTGCATAgctaacaaagtagtgcgaatcgtaatgtgtgcgcaaatagtagaattcaccgaatgcctgatactgtacatgcaaacttcattcatagatagatcataattattttagaagtatgaatcctttaaattctgagataaaaagtcagggctatacatacatgtatacgtaatacaacgtacacatttagtggttaaaagcagagggctagagtcggtgaaatctctgataatcttaaggctttcactttttcgttggaaacacatacaaatggtccacgtattgtagtccttttttaaaggacagcaacttgtattTAACATTGGTAAACTGTGCGTCTATGCATAGACATATATTTTGCTGGTTGGTGATTTGGTATATCAGCGagacaattttaaaaacttgaccAAATAAGTGAATTATGTCTGGTGTTGAAAGCATAAGACATAgaattaaggtagtccatccataactatcatatttcatatctaatagattgtAAGTTTGATCACTAGAATCTTGGTGTGATTTAaaggagtttattaaataataaagattcacttttgaaatctaaaataaataaataaatttttcatatgttgaattttacattgaagtctatgggaaaaatgcatttttgaatatatttctttagtatAAGTTATTTTCTCACACATTTCTTTTGGtaaaagttgcaaaagcttcCCCTTTCTCcaaatatgctaaaataattcatagtttaccatatagtacatattttcagaaaatgattttttaaacttttcctaaagggcagacaactctttaaaaaagtttaaagtgcaaaaagttcataTAATTTACTACAAACATTCACCATATGGAGAAATCACGTACACTTTATTCATGAGCTAAATGTCACGTGACACTGTTCTCATTAATATTTATGTCTTCAAATTGTCTCCCTTACGAATGAAAATTACATACcttttatgtatgaaatttgtGTTATTACgtcaaaactttcattttttgaatgagAACATGTGTTTAGGCAATGCATAGATTATCTGTGTATGTTTTTGTCACCACAATCAGTGATTCACACTTAAAATTCACTTTGAATACCTCTCTATCCAACCATAGATAATCTAAAAATATGACTTTACCGGctaaaatgagtaaataaatagataaacagccaaaaatatcagcttgaaaccgaataaaattataaaatgaaaaaattcattcaatttataacgataattcttaatcaaaaatatgcaatatgccTAATGATTCAATATAAAGACTGTATACATGCCTAGTTGCAAGTCCGATGGCTTACTGAGAAAGTCTTGAAAATGCTAAATTGGAAGTAAAAAGGAACCGACAagacttttttaatttgagtctAAATTTCTGACACAACTAGTTTGCaatgtaaactttgtaaatatatgaggAACTACTTTACCTATGAatggcaagtattttaaaaataattccaaaatccCTTCATGACGCCTTTCAACACTAAAACACACTTTATTCCTACAACGCCCCGCTTCGATATTTCAGATTCAAAAGGAACCGCCATCTCAatatctaatgtaaacaaaacaagcacATTCCAATCCCGGATGATGTAAATGACAGAACCAAATGAGAAGAAAATATTTccgaaatacttattttttataatttgtgatttttctcattCCTTTCTATATATTCTATTGTAATGAAAATCGCCATTGTGATAACAATATGGCCGCTATGCAAATTAGTAAAATGTACACCATTTCTCCATATGCCCgagtttggtttatgtcagccTCATAATAGCTTTAAAATACGTATTTGATATAGTATAgatcattcaaaattgttaaattaaattagTTATGGATTGACCTACCTTAATGaaagggaattaaaaaaaatacacttaagCGCCTAAcgttatatatatgaaattattcaacaatCATGAACCCACTAGTCCAGGAAAGAAGGGGCAAATATACAAGCATACAATTTTAGTGTTCATTATAAAGATATCAGTGACGATATTATTTGTACTAATAACCCAGTGAGGTAAGGATGTGAGTGATATGTCCGTTCACCGCTCCATACATTTGTCGTGAAAACGAAAGAAGAAGGACGACGTCACGCGTGGTGAAGGGTTATTGTCAATAAAActgtttattgaaaacaattcattCATGGCCGACTCAAAACTGGAAAATCTTCCAGGTTCCGATGACAAATTCCGTTGTCCTATATGTCTGGAGGAGGTAAGGAACCCCAAATATTTGACATGTTATCATACGTTTTGTAAATCCTGTATTCAGACCTACATATCAAGTACGGCGGCGTGTAGCGGTGATAATTCTCCTAAAACTATCCAGTGTCCCGTCTGTCGGAAGTCCATCCAAGCTCCAAGTAATGACGCCTCCAGTGAAGAATGGGCCTGTAGTTTACCGGAAGATAAACTGATTCTGAGTATGTCTATAGACTCGGATAGAAGTGAAAACCAGTATTGCATGTTTTGTCAGCGAAATGACAAAACCGTCCAAGCAAAACATTGGTGTAAAACTTGTACGGAAACGATTTGTGATGACTGCAAGTCATTTCACTCCCATGTCCCATTGCTCCAGGGTCACAAAATAGTGCGTCTTGCGGATGTCGAAGATTTGAGAAAAGAGACAGAAATAGATGAACCTTGTGTAATACATAAGGGGAAGTATGTTGAGGTATTCTGCCATGATCATGATCAGCTTTGTTGCAGCACATGTTTTTGCACCAAGCATAGATTTTGTAAAAAGGTGGAGTCATTTGAAGATGTTacaatggaacttgaagaagcCCATGGTCAAATAACACCGACGTGTTTCGAAGATGTCCTAAAGAAACTCAATCACATACAGGAAGAATACAGGAAAACAGTCATAAATCTCAATACCAAAAAACAGGAGATCTGTACTAACACTGACacaaaaattgaagaaataaaGTCACTTCTAGACAAGGCCCACAACCAATGGATGAAGCAGTTTGAACAGAAGCATTCTGATGCTGttggaaatattgaaatagCGTCTGATGAATTAAAACGGTTTGCCACAGCTTTGCAAGAGGGGAAAACCATGCTTAAAAGGGTGCTTGAAAATGGGTCTAAAATGCAGATATTTGTTAGCCGATACAAAATACGCCGTCAAATTTTGGATCATGTTGATCGTCTGCATGATTTGAAAATCATGGATGCCGTGCATGATTACAATCAACCTGATAC
This genomic interval carries:
- the LOC136274517 gene encoding E3 ubiquitin-protein ligase Midline-1-like; protein product: MADSKLENLPGSDDKFRCPICLEEVRNPKYLTCYHTFCKSCIQTYISSTAACSGDNSPKTIQCPVCRKSIQAPSNDASSEEWACSLPEDKLILSMSIDSDRSENQYCMFCQRNDKTVQAKHWCKTCTETICDDCKSFHSHVPLLQGHKIVRLADVEDLRKETEIDEPCVIHKGKYVEVFCHDHDQLCCSTCFCTKHRFCKKVESFEDVTMELEEAHGQITPTCFEDVLKKLNHIQEEYRKTVINLNTKKQEICTNTDTKIEEIKSLLDKAHNQWMKQFEQKHSDAVGNIEIASDELKRFATALQEGKTMLKRVLENGSKMQIFVSRYKIRRQILDHVDRLHDLKIMDAVHDYNQPDTDFLRQVCDDRSFRDVSVFEMPTETLETVSNFAAQLQNNQILNRRKIMSKKDWMKIGFEKLSESDLKKKVYYGLFLDDTNVLLSVKNPPSLQIYDITDPKAKCVLTYPCSTAPFGICLSGEGMDKVYVSFKTHVDYYKVEISQSVTIKKIKTIELKTHMKGLSGGPALFFTRNDAMRMICTPEFSVKSSSLASCRGNAPFISASSNSYKHAVVDGNELLVVGKNNEELFKKDLSTTICPRGLAFDLQENIFVCVMNNKLMQIKYGGGESRYIELPGIKESYNVVLHPTGEKVLILDFGEKFCVYRVL